The stretch of DNA GCGCGGTGACGGGTTTTTTATTGTCTGGAATCCAGCCAAATCACAGGCAAAAAAAAGCCGATCCAAGAATGGATCGGCTTGATAACAACCCCGGAGGATTATTACTTGCGGCTTGCTTTTTCAAGCATGCGCAGAGCGCGCTCGTTAGCTTCGTCAGCAGTCTGTTGTGCTTTTTGAGCAGCAGCCAGAGCTTCATCAGCTTTACGGTAGGCTTCGTCTGCACGAGCCTGGGAGCGTGCTGCTGCGTCTTCAGTTGCAGTCAGACGAGCTTCGGTTTCTTTGGAGACGCTGCTGCAACCGGTAGCCAGAACTGCGGCCAGAGCCAGAGCAGAGAATTTCAGAACGTTGTTCATCGTGTTCCCCTTCAAGGACTTTCTATTAAATGGCTACTTTCTCAGAGTGAGCTAATAGCCGGCGTACATACTACCCATTACTTGTAGTAAGTAAACTGACGTAGCGCAAGAAGCAAAAAAAATTCTCGCGTCCAATCTATTTTGGCTAATCTTTCGAGAGTCTGTATAAAAAATATGCAGATTTTTGCACTCGGCCGAGGATTGGATCCAGCCTGAAAGGGCCGGCTGGCATGTGTTAAGCCATGTAAACATAAGTCATTTTATATATCGTCCCTGACACTATTGTTCAGATTGTCTTTTCGCCATTCGGTATCTTTTGTGCATGTTGAGGTGACTTTAAGAGCGCGTGTTCGTCTCAAGCTTCAACTGCCGGCAATGTTCAGGCCATCGACGTAAGGAATCTCGATTGGCCCTTTCTATGTCCGCCAGCGCAACGGAAGACGAGCGCGTCTTGAGCAATTGTGCGATTGGCGCCTACTATTTCCCTGTGCTGGTTGTGAGCGCTAGTGCAAGGCACTGGCCGCTTTTCTCGTTGTCGAAACCGGCACCGGGTGGCGTAGATGTTCCTTCGCCGGAAAAACATCGGTAAGGTAGGGGTCAGAAACCAAGACCCGCGAGGAGTAGTGATGAGCGAGGCGTTGTCCATCCACCATGACCAGGCTGGTCATCAGTTCGAGACCAATGTGGACGGTCATCGTGCCTATCTGACCTATATGGATCTCGGGAAGCAGACCCTGGATATCTATCGCACCTTCGTGCCCAACGCATTGCGCGGCCGTGGCATTGCTGCCGCGCTGACCGAGGAAGCGTTGAAGTTCGCCGAAGAGGCAGGTTATACGGTGATCCCGTCCTGCTCCTACGTTGAGCGCTACATGGAGCGCCACCAGCGCCATGCCGCGAAGCTTTGAGCATTGAGTAGGGCGGTACGCAGAGCATCCCAGGATGCATTCCCACGCAGGGCGGGGGAACGATCAAAAAAAACGCCGGGTTTAGCCCGGCGTTTTTGTGTCCGCAGTCTGTGCTCAGCCGCGCTGGCGCTTGGGCAACACGTCCTTGAGCTTGGCATGCATGCTGCGCAAGGTGGTCTCGGTGGCAGACCAGTCGATGCACGCATCGGTGATCGACACGCCGTATTGCAGGTCGGCCAGGTCCTTTGGAATCGCCTGGCAGCCCCAGTTCAGGTGGCTTTCGACCATCAGGCCGATGATCGACTGGTTGCCTTCCAGAATCTGGTTGGCCACGTTCTCCATCACCAGCGGTTGCAGGGCCGGGTCCTTGTTGGAGTTGGCGTGGCTGCAATCGACCATGATGTTCGGCTTGATCTTCGCCTTGTTCAGCGCCTGTTCGCACAAGGCCACGCTGACCGAATCATAGTTGGGCTTGCCATTGCCGCCACGCAGTACCACGTGACCGTAGGCGTTGCCCTTGGTGGTGACGATGGACACGCCACCTTCCTGGTTGATGCCCAGGAAGCGGTGCGGGCTGGAGACCGACTGCAGGGCGTTGATCGCCACGGTCAGGCCGCCATCGGTACCGTTCTTGAAACCCACGGCCGAGGACAGGCCGGAAGCCATTTCGCGGTGAGTCTGGGATTCGGTGGTGCGTGCACCAATTGCCGACCAGCTGATCAGGTCTTGCAGGTACTGCGGGGAAATCGGGTCCAGGGCTTCGGTTGCCGTCGGCAGGCCCATTTCCGCCAGGTCCAGCAGCAATTGACGACCGATGTGCAGGCCGTCCTGGATCTTGAACGAGTCGTCCAGGTACGGGTCGTTGATCAAGCCTTTCCAGCCGACGGTGGTACGCGGCTTCTCGAAATAGACACGCATCACCAGGTACAAGGTGTCGGACACTTCCGCCGCCAGCACCTTCAGGCGCTCGGCGTATTCGTGGGCAGCCTTGAGGTCATGGATCGAGCACGGCCCGATGACCACGAACAGGCGGTGGTCGGTGCCGTCGAGAATCTCACGGATGACTTCGCGGCCCTTGGTGACGGTCTGCAGGGCAGCGTCGCTCAGGGGGATTTCGCGCTTGAGCTGATCGGGCGTGATCAGGGTCTCGTTGGATTCGACGTTAAGGTCGTTGATCGGTAAATCAGCCATCGTGTTACTCGTCAGGGTCACGGGTGCCGGCCGCCAGCGATCCCCGTGCGGCGGAGCACAGCATGATTTAAGTGCAGCGGGGAGCGGAACCTTAGCGCGTTACAAGGCTGCGAGACAATGGGCAACGTCCGCTTTAATCCAGCGCTGGCAGCACAAAAGCCTCATGGGAGAACTCGCCGGCATGGCGCGTGACCCATTCCCGGGCCAGCGCTTCGCTCTGCCCGGGTGTGGGCTCGACGCCTTCGTGGAGGCGGCAGTACCGTTCGATCTGGCACACTTGCTCACCCATCCGCGCACCGAACAAGGCCTGCTCATCGGTAAAGGCAATGTCGACGCGGTAGCCGTTTTCGGCCTTGCGGCACCATGCCACATAGCCCGGATAGCGGGCCGTCTGGCCCAGTGAGGGGATGTGCAACTCGATGGCCGCGCCCTGGCGCCAGGCCCGTGGGCAATTGCATGCGACGCCGCCCAGGCCGATAGTGTGCAGCCGTTGGCGGGAAATGCCGGAAATGGGGCGTTGGGTTATTTCGACAGCGACATCATCAGGGTGAGGAAAGAAACGACCCATGCACACGGACTCCGAGCACCGTCCAGTTGACGGCGGTGGCAGCAGTATAGTGAAAGAACTGCAACTTACCGACCTGGATATCGACCAGCAATTACTGGGGCTTCCCGGCACGTCCCTGGTGGTGTTTACCGGTGACGGCTGCTCGCGTTGCCGCTTCCTGCACCAGCAACTGCCGGGTTGGGACTTGCCGGTGGACCGGGTGTGCTGGGTGGATGCGGGTCACAATGGCGGGGCAGTGGAGCGCTACGAGATCTTTCACCTGCCGGCGTTGTTTGTGGTGTGTGACGGGAAATTCCATGGAATATTAGCGTCACTGACGCGTCTGACCGCCAGCGACCTGACTCAAGGTGTGCAGCAGGCGCTCAAACGAATACCAGAGGAGTTGCCATGACCGAAGTAACAAAACAGTCGCCACGGATCGGGATCATCGGCACCGGGGCCATTGGTGGCTACTACGGTGTGATGCTCGCGCGCGCCGGCTTCGATGTGCATTTCCTGCTGCGCAGCGAGTACGCGGCGGTCAGCGAGCGCGGCCTGCAACTCAACAGCACGATCCACGGAACCGTGCACCTTCACCCGGTACAGGCTTATGCCCGCGCCGCCGACATGCCGCCGTGCGACTGGCTGCTGGTGGGCACCAAATCGACCGGGAATGTCGAACTGGCCCCGACCATCGCTCAAGTTGCCGCCCCGGACGCCAGGATAATCCTGTTGCAAAATGGCCTCGACGTAGAGGACAGCCTGCGTGAACACCTGCCGCCGTCGCTGCACCTGCTGGGTGGCCTGTGCTACATCGGCGTGCACCGTTCCGGTCCCGGGATCGTCGAGCATCAGGCGCTGGGCCGGGTCAACCTGGGTTACCACAGTGGCCCCGCGGCCAACGATGACAACGGTCGGCAAGCCATCGTCGAAGAAGGCGCCGCGCTGTTTCACCAGGCCGGTATCGATTCCCAGGCCATGGCCAATGTGCACCAGGCGCGCTGGCATAAACTGGTGTGGAACGTGCCTTACAACGGTCTCTCGGTAGTGTTCGGCACGGGCACCACGGCGATGATGGCGGATGAGTCCAGCCGCGAACTGATCCAGGCGCTGATGGCCGAAGTGGTGCAGGGCGCCCACGCCTGCGGGCATGAGATTCCCGCCAGTTACGCCGGGCAGATGTTCACCATGACCGAGAGCATGGATGACTACTTGCCCAGCATGTATCACGATTACGTGCACAAGCGCCCGCTGGAACTGGCGGCGATCTACGCGCGCCCCTTGGCCGCGGCCAACGCGGCGGGTTGTGAATTGCCACGCATGCAGGCGCTGTATCAGGCCTTGAGTTTTATGGATCGGCATAACCGCTGATTGGGGGGAACACCATGGCGAAGGGATTGGGCGACAAACTGGTGCTGGCGATTTCCTCGCGAGCGCTGTTCGACCTGAGCGAGAGCCACAAGGTCTACCTGGCCCAAGGCGTCGAGGCGTACCGCAAGTACCAGATCGACCACGAGGAAGAAACCCTCGAGCCCGGTGACGCCTTCCCGCTGGTGAAGAAACTCCTGAGCCTCAACGCCAGCCTCGGCCGCGCCCGGGTCGAGGTGGTGCTGGTGTCGCGCAACAGTGCCGACACCGGCTTGCGTGTATTCAATTCGATCCAGCATTACGGGCTCGACATCTCCCGCGCGGCGTTTGTCGGCGGGCGCAGCCCTTATCCTTATCTGGCGGCGTTTGGCTGCCACCTGTTTCTGTCCACCCATGCCGAGGATGTGCGCAGCGCCCTGGATGCCGGGTTTGCCGCAGCGACGATTCTGTCGGGCGGCGCAGGTCGGGCCTCCAGTGCCGAATTGCGGATCGCCTTCGATGGCGACGCGGTGCTGTTTTCCGACGAGTCCGAGCGCGTTTATCAGTCGGGCGGCCTTGAAGCCTTCCAGGCCAGCGAGCGCGAATCCGCCCGCGAGCCGTTGCGCGGCGGCCCATTCAAGGGCTTCCTGGCGGCACTCAACCTGTTGCAGCGCGAGTTCCCCGACGAGTCCTGCCCCATCCGCACTGCGCTGGTGACCGCCCGTTCGGCGCCTTCCCACGAGCGGGTGATTCGCACGCTGCGCGAGTGGGATATCCGTCTCGACGAGTCGCTGTTTCTTGGTGGCCTGGAGAAGTCGGCGTTCCTCGAAGCCTTCGCCGCCGATGTGTTTTTCGATGACCAGGAAGGGCATTGCGAGAAGGCCCGGGAGTTCGTGGCCACCGGTCACGTCCCCCATGGCATCAGTAACGAGTTGAAAATTCAGACCGAGGGCTGAGCACTGCCAAAGGCGCTGCTAAGCTGAATCAATCCCCGCCATCCTGGCTGCCCAGGAGGTTCTATGATTCGTTCGATGCTGTACGCCACTGACCTCGGTCTGTATGCCCCCTATGTGATGCAACATGCCCTGGCGCTGGCGCGAACGTTCAAGGCTGATCTGTATGTGATTCACGTGGTCGAGCCCATCGGGCTGTTCGCCGAATCGGTGTTGCAGAGCTACCTTGATGAGAAGGCCTTGAGTGAATGGCAAAGCCAGGGCCTGACGACGGTGATGGCGACCATCGAGCAACGGGTGCTCGACAGTTTTCGCGAGGAGCTGGGGGACGGGGAGCAGGACCTCAAGTTGATCCGTTCGGTGCGGGTGATCCAGGGTGATCCTTGTGAAGTGATTCTCGACCAGTCGCAGAAACTCTCTGTGGATTTGTTGATCGTAGGTAGTCACAGCCAGGCGGTCGGGGTGGCAACACCCCTGGGGAGAACCGCCGCACGGGTGCTGCAGCTATCCCAGGTGCCGGTGTACCTGGTGCCGCTGTTGCAGCGTCGACGCAGTGACGACGTGTGATTGGTAGAAAACGATAAAAAGTTCTAGATTTATCCGTCTAACCTTTAATATAGTTATATACCGTCGCTGATACCCGTGGCGTCTATCCGCTTTGAGGGACACATATGAAGCTTCAACAACTGCGCTACATCTGGGAAGTGGCGCACCACGACCTCAACGTTTCCGCTACTGCTCAAAGCCTTTACACCTCGCAACCCGGTATCAGCAAGCAGATCCGCCTGCTCGAAGATGAGTTGGGCGTTGAAGTGTTCGCGCGCAGCGGCAAGCACCTGACCCGTGTCACCCCGGCCGGTGAGCGCATCATCACCACCGCCGGCGAGATCCTGCGCAAGGTCGAAAGCATCAAGCAGATCGCCCAGGAATTCTCCAACGAGAAAAAGGGCACCCTGTCGATCGCCACCACCCACACCCAGGCGCGTTATGCGCTGCCGCCGGTGATCAGCAGCTTTATCAAGCAGTACCCGGACGTGGCCTTGCACATGCACCAGGGCTCGCCGATGCAGATCGCCGAGATGGCCGCCGACGGCACCGTCGATTTCGCGATTGCCACCGAAGCGCTGGAATTGTTCGGCGACCTGGTGATGATGCCGTGCTACCGCTGGAACCGTTGCGTCGTGGTCCCACAAGGCCACCCATTGGCCAAGCTGCCGAAGCTGACCCTGGAAGCCCTGGCTGAATACCCGATCGTGACTTACGTGTTCGGTTTCACCGGCCGTTCGAAACTCGATGAAGCCTTCAGCCATCGTGGCCTGACGCCGAAAGTGGTGTTCACCGCGGCTGACGCCGACGTCATCAAGACTTATGTGCGCCTGGGCCTGGGTGTCGGTATCGTCGCCAAGATGGCGGTCGACACCAAGCTCGACAACGACCTGGTGGTGCTCGATGCCAGCGAGCTGTTCGAGTCCAGCGTGACCAAGATCGGTTTCCGTCGTGGCACCTTCCTGCGTGGTTTCATGTGCGACTTCATCGAAAAGTTCGCGCCGCACCTGACGCGCGAAGTGATGGCCAAGGCCATCCAGTGCCACAACAAGCAGGAACTGGAAGAGCTGTTCGACGGCGTTGAACTACCGGTTCACTGATCGGCTCACTTCACCTCGGTAACAGCAAACTGTTGCCGAGCGCCCCCCACCAGAATCTCCACCTCATCCCCTTCGAACTTGCCCAACAGGCTTTTGCCCAGGGGCGAGCGTGGGGTGATGACGGTCACCGGTTGCCCCACCACATCGACCTTCAAGCCTGCGCCGTCCGGCGCCAGGAATAGCCACTG from Pseudomonas sp. NC02 encodes:
- a CDS encoding 5'-nucleotidase, whose translation is MAKGLGDKLVLAISSRALFDLSESHKVYLAQGVEAYRKYQIDHEEETLEPGDAFPLVKKLLSLNASLGRARVEVVLVSRNSADTGLRVFNSIQHYGLDISRAAFVGGRSPYPYLAAFGCHLFLSTHAEDVRSALDAGFAAATILSGGAGRASSAELRIAFDGDAVLFSDESERVYQSGGLEAFQASERESAREPLRGGPFKGFLAALNLLQREFPDESCPIRTALVTARSAPSHERVIRTLREWDIRLDESLFLGGLEKSAFLEAFAADVFFDDQEGHCEKAREFVATGHVPHGISNELKIQTEG
- a CDS encoding universal stress protein translates to MIRSMLYATDLGLYAPYVMQHALALARTFKADLYVIHVVEPIGLFAESVLQSYLDEKALSEWQSQGLTTVMATIEQRVLDSFREELGDGEQDLKLIRSVRVIQGDPCEVILDQSQKLSVDLLIVGSHSQAVGVATPLGRTAARVLQLSQVPVYLVPLLQRRRSDDV
- the cysB gene encoding HTH-type transcriptional regulator CysB; its protein translation is MKLQQLRYIWEVAHHDLNVSATAQSLYTSQPGISKQIRLLEDELGVEVFARSGKHLTRVTPAGERIITTAGEILRKVESIKQIAQEFSNEKKGTLSIATTHTQARYALPPVISSFIKQYPDVALHMHQGSPMQIAEMAADGTVDFAIATEALELFGDLVMMPCYRWNRCVVVPQGHPLAKLPKLTLEALAEYPIVTYVFGFTGRSKLDEAFSHRGLTPKVVFTAADADVIKTYVRLGLGVGIVAKMAVDTKLDNDLVVLDASELFESSVTKIGFRRGTFLRGFMCDFIEKFAPHLTREVMAKAIQCHNKQELEELFDGVELPVH
- a CDS encoding PilZ domain-containing protein, translated to MGRFFPHPDDVAVEITQRPISGISRQRLHTIGLGGVACNCPRAWRQGAAIELHIPSLGQTARYPGYVAWCRKAENGYRVDIAFTDEQALFGARMGEQVCQIERYCRLHEGVEPTPGQSEALAREWVTRHAGEFSHEAFVLPALD
- the oprI gene encoding outer membrane lipoprotei OprI; the encoded protein is MNNVLKFSALALAAVLATGCSSVSKETEARLTATEDAAARSQARADEAYRKADEALAAAQKAQQTADEANERALRMLEKASRK
- a CDS encoding 3-deoxy-7-phosphoheptulonate synthase; translation: MADLPINDLNVESNETLITPDQLKREIPLSDAALQTVTKGREVIREILDGTDHRLFVVIGPCSIHDLKAAHEYAERLKVLAAEVSDTLYLVMRVYFEKPRTTVGWKGLINDPYLDDSFKIQDGLHIGRQLLLDLAEMGLPTATEALDPISPQYLQDLISWSAIGARTTESQTHREMASGLSSAVGFKNGTDGGLTVAINALQSVSSPHRFLGINQEGGVSIVTTKGNAYGHVVLRGGNGKPNYDSVSVALCEQALNKAKIKPNIMVDCSHANSNKDPALQPLVMENVANQILEGNQSIIGLMVESHLNWGCQAIPKDLADLQYGVSITDACIDWSATETTLRSMHAKLKDVLPKRQRG
- a CDS encoding putative 2-dehydropantoate 2-reductase — its product is MTEVTKQSPRIGIIGTGAIGGYYGVMLARAGFDVHFLLRSEYAAVSERGLQLNSTIHGTVHLHPVQAYARAADMPPCDWLLVGTKSTGNVELAPTIAQVAAPDARIILLQNGLDVEDSLREHLPPSLHLLGGLCYIGVHRSGPGIVEHQALGRVNLGYHSGPAANDDNGRQAIVEEGAALFHQAGIDSQAMANVHQARWHKLVWNVPYNGLSVVFGTGTTAMMADESSRELIQALMAEVVQGAHACGHEIPASYAGQMFTMTESMDDYLPSMYHDYVHKRPLELAAIYARPLAAANAAGCELPRMQALYQALSFMDRHNR
- a CDS encoding GNAT family N-acetyltransferase — encoded protein: MSEALSIHHDQAGHQFETNVDGHRAYLTYMDLGKQTLDIYRTFVPNALRGRGIAAALTEEALKFAEEAGYTVIPSCSYVERYMERHQRHAAKL